The genomic stretch CTAGCAGAAATGGCTAAAATTGATTTACCTATACCAAAGGGAATAATAATATCAACAACAGCTTGTAATGATTATTTTAATAATGATAAAAAATTATCTTTTGTTTTAGAAGAAGAGATTTTAAGAAATATTAGAGTATTAGAATATGAAACTGGTAAAAAATTTCAATCAGCTACTCCACTTTTAGTTTCAGTTAGATCTGGAACTCCTGTTTCTATGCCTGGAATGATGGATACAATTTTAAATTTAGGTTTTAATGATTATGTTGCAGAAAAAATGTTAGAAATAACAAAAGATGAAAAATTTGTATATACTTCTTATTTAAGATTTGTACAGATGTTTTCTGAAATCGCAAAAGGAATAAATAGAAAAAAATTCATGCACTTAAAAGCTACTGACTACAAAGCACAAATAATTGAAAGCAAAAATATATATAGAGAAGAATGTGGGGAAATGTTCCCTGAAAATTATAAAGCTCAAATACTTATAGCAGTGAAATCAATATTTGATTCTTGGAATAATGATAGAGCTATATTGTATAGAAAATTACACGACATTGACAATAATATGGGGACTGCTGTTGTAATTCAAGAAATGGTATTTGGAAATTTTAATGATAAATCTGGAACAGGAGTTTTGTTTACAAGAAATCCTTCTACTGGTGAAAATAAAATATTTGGAGAAGTATTATTAAATGCTCAGGGAGAGGATATAGTTGCAGGAATAAGAACACCTGACAATATTGAACTTTTAAAAACTTCTATGCCAGATATATATAATGAATTAGCAGAAACAGTTAAAAAATTAGAAAAGCATAATAGAGATATGCAAGATGTAGAATTTACAATAGAAAATTCAAAATTATATATTTTACAAACTAGAAATGGAAAAAGAACAGCAGAAGCCTCTTTAAAAATAGCTATGGATTTAGTTAAAGAAGGAATTATAACAAAAGAAGAAGCAATTTTAAAAGTTGAACCTGCTTCAATAAATAAATTATTAAATGGAGATTTTGAAGAAAAATATTTAAAAGAAGCAACTCTATTAACAAAAGGACTTGCTGCTTCATCTGGTGTTGCAGTTGGAAGAATAATGTTTGATGCAAAAAGAGTAAAGATAAGAGAAAAAACTATACTTGTAAGAGAAGAAACATCTCCTGAAGATTTACAAGGTATGGCACTTGCACAAGGAATAGTTACTTTAAAAGGTGGAGCAACATCACATGGAGCAGTTGTTGCAAGAGGTATGGGGAAATGTTGTGTGACAGGTTGCTCTGAAATAAAAATTGATGAAGTAAATAAGACAATGACAGTGGGTAAATATACCTTGAAAGAAGGAGATTTTATTTGAGTTAGTGGGCATACAGGTGAGATTTATTTAGGAAAAATCCCTTTAAAAGAAAACAGCTTTTCAGATGAATTAAAAGAATTTGTTTCATGGGCTAGCAAAATAAAAAGAATGGGAGTTAGAATGAATGCTGATACTTCTGAAGATGCAGAACAAGGAAAAGCATTTGGAGCACAAGGAATAGGACTTTGTAGAACAGAACATATGTTCTTTAAAAAAGATAAAATATGGACAATAAGAGAATTTATTTTAAGTGATAGAGGTGAAGAAAAAGAAAAGGCTTTGAAAAAGCTTCATAATTTACAAAAAGAAGATTTTTTAAATATTTTTAAAATTTTAAATGGAGATGAAGCAAATATTAGACTTTTAGATCCACCAGTACATGAATTCTTACCAAAAACTTTGGAAGATAAGAAAAAAATGGCAGAAATATTATCAATCTCACTTGAAGATATTGAAAAAAGAATATATAGATTAAAAGATGAAAATCCAATGTTAGGACATAGAGGATGTAGACTGGGAGTAAGCTATCCTAAATTATATAGAATACAAGCTAGAGCAATAATAGAAGCTGCTTATGAATGTGAAAAAAAAGGTATAAAAGTTCATCCTGAAATAATGATACCTTTTATTATGGAAGCAAAGGAACTAGAGTATTTAAGAGAAGAAATTCAAGAAGAAATTGAAAATTTTTTTAAGGAAGTTGGAGCTGCTGTTGAATATAAATTAGGTACTATGATAGAAATCCCAAGAGCATGTTTACTTGCTAATGAAATAGCGGAGTATGCAGATTTCTTCTCTTTTGGAACTAATGATTTAACTCAAATGTCAATGGGACTTTCAAGAGATGACTCTGTAAAATTTTTGGATGCATATAGAGAAAAAGGAATTTGGGAAGGAGAACCTTTCTATTCAATAGATACAAAAGCTGTAACAAAACTTGTTGAACTTGGAGTTAAAAATGGTAAAATAGCAAAACCTAATTTAATAATAGGAGTTTGTGGAGAACATGGTGGAGATCCAAAGAGTATAGAATTTTTCGAAACACAAAAATTTGATTATGTAAGTTGCTCACCATTTAGAGTACCAACTGCTATATTAGCTGCAGCTCAATCATACTTAAAGTTAAAAAAATAATGATAAAATTAAAAAGGAAGTGAGGATGATATGAACACAGAGATAAAGTACTTAGAGTTATTATCTAAAACTTTTAAAAATATAGCAGAAACATCAACAGAAATAATAAACTTACAAGCTATAATGAATCTTCCTAAGGGAACTGAGCATTTTATGACAGATATACATGGGGAATATGAAGCATTTAATCATGTTTTAAGAAATGGTTCAGGGACCATAAGAAATAAGATTCAAGAAGCTTATGGTAATAGTCTTACAGAAAATGAAAAAAAAGAATTGGCTTCAATAATATATTATCCAAAAGAAAAAGTTGAGCTTATGCAAAATAGGGATAACTTTAACACAGATAAATGGATGATAACTATAATATATAGATTAATAGAAGTTTGTAAAGTTGTTTGTTCAAAATATACAAGATCAAAAGTCAGAAAAGCTATGACAAAAGACTTTGAATATATTTTACAAGAGCTACATTATGAAAAAAAAGAATTACTCAATAAAAAAGAGTATTTTGATAGCATTGTTGACACTATTATTTCAATAGATAGAGGGAAAGAATTCATAATAGCAATTTGTAATTTGATTCAAAGATTAAATATAGACCATTTACATATAGTTGGAGATATTTATGATAGAGGTCCATTTCCACATTTAATAATGGATACTTTGGCAGAATATACTAACCTTGACATACAATGGGGAAACCATGATATCCTTTGGATAGGAGCAGCACTTGGAAATAAAGCATGTATAGCTAATGTAATTAGAATATGTTGTAGATACAATAATAATGATATTTTAGAGGAAGCTTATGGAATAAATTTATTGCCTTTTGCAACTTTTGCTATGAAATATTATGGTAATGATCCTTGTAAGAGATTTAGAGCTAAAGAAGGTGTTGATAGTGATTTAATTGCACAAATGCATAAAGCTATGAGTATAATTCAATTTAAAGTTGAAGGACTTTATTCAGAAAGAAATCCTGAACTTGAAATGTCATCAAGAGAGTCTTTAAAACATATAAATTATGAAAAGGGGACTATTAATTTAAATGGAGTAGATTATCCTTTAAATGACACAAATTTTCCAACAGTGAATCCAGAAAATCCATTGGAATTATTAGAAGAAGAAGCAGAACTTTTAGATAAATTACAAGCCTCTTTTTTAGGAAGTGAAAAATTGCAAAAACATATGCAACTTTTATTTTCAAAAGGAGGAATGTATTTAAAATATAATTCTAATTTACTTTTTCATGCTTGTATACCTATGGAACCAAATGGTGAATTTAGTGAACTTTATGTGGAAGATGGTTATTATAAAGGGAAAGCATTATTAGATAAAATTGATAATATTGTTAGACAAGCTTATTATGATAGAAAAAATGTTGAAGTAAATAAAAAACATAGAGACTTTATTTGGTATTTATGGGCTGGAAGATTATCTCCACTTTTTGGAAAAGATGTTATGAAAACATTTGAGAGATATTTTATAGATGATAAAGCAACCCATAAAGAAACAAAAAATCCATATCATAAATTAGTAAATGATGAAAAAATTTGTGATAAAATCTTTGAAGATTTTGGTTTAAATCCAAGAACTTCTCATATAATAAATGGGCATATTCCAGTTAAAGTTAAAGAAGGAGAATCTCCAATAAAAGCAAATGGAAAACTTTTAATAATAGATGGAGGTTTTTCAAGAGCATATCAATCTACAACTGGTATAGCTGGATATACATTGACATATAATTCTTATGGTATGAAACTTGCTTCTCATTTAAAATTTATATCTAAAGAAGCAGCAATTAAAGATGGAACAGATATGATTTCTTCACATATAATTGTTGAAACTAAGAGTAAAAGAATGAAGGTAAAAGATACTGATATTGGAAGAAGTATTCAAACTCAAATAAATGATTTAAAAAAATTGTTAACGGCTTATAGAATAGGTCTTATCAAATCAAATTAGTTTCCTTATTTTCCTTTTTTGAGCCTCAAGTATTTTTAAAAATACATTGAGGCTCTTTTTAATTTTTATTTAGATATTAAAATTACTGAAGATTTTGGTAAAACACAACAATGAGTTCCTTGCCATTTAGTTTCTTTAAAATCACAAGTATCAACTTTTGAAGTATCAGTTAATATGTACCATGATTTATTTTCAATTATAGGTAGTTCAAAACAAAGTTGTTCACTATAAGAGTTAAATGCAATATAAAAATCAATACTACTCTTTACATCTTTTAATTGAAAAGCAATAGAAAGTGAATGAAAACTTAAATCAGGTTGATTTAACTTAATTCCATGTAAAATAATTTCTTCACCTTCAATCAGAGGAGTTTCCTTTTTAAAAATAGAATAAGATTTTCTTAAATTTATCATATTTTTAGTGAAAAGAAAGACATCTTCAAAATCCTTCTTTCTATCCCAATCAACCCAAGTTGTAGGATTATCTTGGCAATAAGCATTATTATTACCAAGTTGAGTTCTTCCCATTTCATCTCCCATAAGTAACATTGGAATACCTTGT from Fusobacterium hwasookii encodes the following:
- a CDS encoding fructose-1,6-bisphosphatase, with amino-acid sequence MNTEIKYLELLSKTFKNIAETSTEIINLQAIMNLPKGTEHFMTDIHGEYEAFNHVLRNGSGTIRNKIQEAYGNSLTENEKKELASIIYYPKEKVELMQNRDNFNTDKWMITIIYRLIEVCKVVCSKYTRSKVRKAMTKDFEYILQELHYEKKELLNKKEYFDSIVDTIISIDRGKEFIIAICNLIQRLNIDHLHIVGDIYDRGPFPHLIMDTLAEYTNLDIQWGNHDILWIGAALGNKACIANVIRICCRYNNNDILEEAYGINLLPFATFAMKYYGNDPCKRFRAKEGVDSDLIAQMHKAMSIIQFKVEGLYSERNPELEMSSRESLKHINYEKGTINLNGVDYPLNDTNFPTVNPENPLELLEEEAELLDKLQASFLGSEKLQKHMQLLFSKGGMYLKYNSNLLFHACIPMEPNGEFSELYVEDGYYKGKALLDKIDNIVRQAYYDRKNVEVNKKHRDFIWYLWAGRLSPLFGKDVMKTFERYFIDDKATHKETKNPYHKLVNDEKICDKIFEDFGLNPRTSHIINGHIPVKVKEGESPIKANGKLLIIDGGFSRAYQSTTGIAGYTLTYNSYGMKLASHLKFISKEAAIKDGTDMISSHIIVETKSKRMKVKDTDIGRSIQTQINDLKKLLTAYRIGLIKSN